A single Oscillospiraceae bacterium DNA region contains:
- a CDS encoding NADP-specific glutamate dehydrogenase, which translates to MNLKNEYLLGIYNSVAKKDSTEPEFLQAVGEVLESLEPIVNKNPEMEKTGVIDRMVEPERTIIFRVPWVDDNGNVQVNRGYRVQFNSAIGPYKGGIRFHPSVNLSVIKFLGFEQTFKNSLTGLPMGGGKGGSDFDPKGKSDNEIMRFCQSFMTELSKHIGADTDVPAGDIGVGAREIGFMFGQYKRLQNEFTGVLTGKGLTYGGSLARKEATGYGLCYFTDEMLKKNGKSFEGKTVVISGSGNVAIYACEKAYELGAKVVAMSDSNGYIYDKDGIDLELVKKIKEVERKRISEYVNYKKDAVYTEGCKGIWTVKCDIALPCATQNELDKDGAEALVKNGCFAVAEGANMPSTPEAVHTFLSNGILFGPAKAANAGGVATSGLEMSQNSQRLSWSFEEVDAKLKGIMKNIFANTYNASVECGCEGNLVVGANVAGFLKVYDAMKWQGVAY; encoded by the coding sequence ATGAATTTAAAAAACGAGTATCTTTTGGGAATTTATAATTCAGTTGCCAAGAAAGACAGTACTGAACCAGAATTTTTACAGGCTGTTGGTGAAGTATTAGAATCTTTAGAACCAATTGTTAACAAAAATCCTGAAATGGAAAAAACAGGGGTTATCGACAGAATGGTTGAGCCTGAAAGAACAATTATATTTAGAGTTCCGTGGGTTGACGACAACGGTAACGTTCAGGTTAACAGAGGTTACAGAGTTCAGTTCAACTCTGCAATAGGTCCATACAAAGGCGGTATCAGATTCCATCCGTCAGTTAACTTAAGCGTTATCAAGTTCTTAGGTTTTGAACAGACATTTAAAAACTCACTTACAGGTTTACCTATGGGTGGAGGAAAAGGTGGCTCCGATTTTGATCCTAAAGGAAAATCTGATAACGAAATTATGAGATTCTGCCAGAGTTTTATGACTGAACTTTCAAAACATATCGGAGCAGATACTGATGTTCCTGCAGGAGATATCGGTGTTGGAGCAAGAGAAATCGGCTTTATGTTCGGTCAATACAAAAGACTTCAGAACGAATTTACAGGAGTTCTTACAGGTAAAGGTTTGACTTATGGCGGTTCACTTGCAAGAAAAGAAGCAACAGGTTATGGTCTTTGCTACTTTACTGATGAAATGTTAAAGAAAAACGGTAAATCATTTGAAGGAAAAACCGTTGTTATTTCAGGTTCAGGTAATGTTGCAATTTATGCTTGTGAAAAAGCATACGAACTTGGAGCAAAAGTTGTTGCAATGTCTGACTCTAACGGTTACATATATGATAAAGACGGAATCGATTTAGAACTTGTTAAGAAAATCAAAGAAGTTGAAAGAAAGAGAATTTCAGAATATGTAAATTACAAAAAAGACGCAGTTTACACCGAAGGCTGCAAAGGAATATGGACTGTAAAATGTGATATCGCTCTTCCTTGTGCAACTCAGAATGAACTTGACAAAGATGGTGCAGAAGCACTTGTTAAAAATGGATGTTTTGCAGTAGCAGAAGGTGCAAATATGCCATCAACTCCTGAAGCAGTTCACACATTCTTATCAAACGGAATTTTATTTGGTCCTGCAAAAGCAGCAAATGCAGGCGGTGTTGCTACATCAGGTTTGGAAATGAGCCAGAACTCTCAAAGACTTTCATGGTCATTTGAAGAAGTTGACGCAAAACTTAAAGGTATTATGAAAAATATATTTGCAAACACTTATAACGCATCGGTAGAATGCGGATGCGAAGGCAACCTTGTTGTAGGTGCTAACGTTGCAGGTTTCTTAAAAGTATATGACGCTATGAAATGGCAAGGCGTGGCATACTAA
- the rpsT gene encoding 30S ribosomal protein S20, translating into MPNIKSAKKRVKVIKTKTLRNQMLKSNLKTIIKKFEVAVNGDDKAKATEALNAAVKRIDQAVAKGILKKNTASRKKSQLACKLNKMSV; encoded by the coding sequence TTGCCAAACATTAAATCTGCTAAAAAAAGAGTTAAAGTTATCAAAACTAAAACACTTAGAAATCAGATGCTTAAATCAAATTTAAAAACAATTATCAAGAAATTTGAAGTTGCAGTTAATGGAGATGACAAAGCAAAGGCAACTGAAGCATTAAATGCAGCAGTTAAAAGAATTGACCAGGCAGTTGCAAAAGGTATTTTAAAGAAAAATACTGCAAGCAGAAAAAAATCTCAATTAGCATGTAAGTTAAATAAGATGTCTGTTTAG
- a CDS encoding manganese efflux pump, producing MTFIEFFIIGIGLSMDAFAVSVCKGLSIKKLSLKAPLIVGLYFGLFQALMPLAGYFLGINFKDYIVSFDHWISFVLLFAIGMNMIKESSDSSCETDNSLKFKTMVTLAIATSIDALAVGVTFAFLSVDIVSAVTIIGVTTFILSMLGVKIGNIFGTKYKQKAEFAGGVILILMGTKILIEHLFF from the coding sequence TTGACATTTATAGAATTTTTCATAATTGGAATAGGACTCTCAATGGATGCCTTTGCAGTTTCTGTTTGCAAAGGCTTATCCATTAAAAAATTGTCACTTAAAGCACCTCTCATTGTAGGGCTATACTTTGGACTTTTTCAGGCTTTGATGCCACTTGCAGGCTACTTTTTAGGGATAAACTTCAAAGACTACATAGTGTCCTTTGACCACTGGATATCATTTGTGCTATTATTTGCAATCGGTATGAATATGATAAAAGAATCGTCTGACTCCTCATGCGAAACCGATAATTCTCTGAAATTTAAAACTATGGTAACCTTAGCAATTGCTACAAGTATTGATGCTCTTGCAGTCGGTGTTACATTTGCATTCTTATCGGTAGATATTGTATCTGCTGTCACAATTATCGGAGTTACAACTTTCATACTTTCTATGCTTGGAGTAAAAATCGGGAATATATTCGGCACAAAATATAAACAAAAAGCAGAATTTGCAGGCGGAGTTATTCTTATTTTAATGGGTACGAAAATACTAATTGAACATTTGTTTTTTTAA
- a CDS encoding PASTA domain-containing protein, which produces MAKTTNKTKKRIISAFSFIVVMFLILACRLCYLTVVKGDEYKKLAIEQQTRDRLITPKRGTIYDRNNKPLAVSASVETVSISPVTVRNSDKKDETASTLSQILGIELETVKAKIEKNSSYEIIKKKVEKEQADKIREKRLPGVYLDEDTKRYYPNGNFASHVIGFTGVDNQGLWGIEMIYDSVLRGKSGRIVTAKSADGNEMPYKYERYYNPEDGTNIVLTIDQTMQHFLEKHLETAVIDNKINNGAAGIIMDIKTGEILAMATKPDFDLNNPFTLNSETKKAEIASVADKEQRLKKESDALSLMWRNKAVVDSYEPGSTFKIIMSAIGLETGKLNLNDMFNCVGYKQVGGYRIHCWKEVGHGVQNFVEGIKNSCNPVFMEIGERIGKEDFYKFYKAFGFTETTGIELNGETSGLFFTPERFNTTELATSSFGQGFQITPLQMITAVSSVANKGKLLRPFLVKKYIDDDGNVLKEFKTEVVRQVISEETSKLLCQVLENVVTDGSGKSAFIKGYHIAGKTGTSEKLPRGNGKYVASFAGFAPANDPQIACLLILDEPEGGQYMGGIIAAPVVKRIMEDCLRYLGGEPDLTEEEKEHEYTVPNVIGQPVETARQMLNYTSLKYKIEGKGEVVLDQVPKANVVVAESATVILYTEERDEEEKVVVPELYGLTYNEAVKKLGESGLTIKANGIENDDGSKKCVSQNPPSGHFVDPSSEIYVEFK; this is translated from the coding sequence GTGGCGAAAACAACTAATAAAACAAAAAAAAGAATAATATCCGCTTTTTCTTTTATTGTTGTGATGTTTTTAATTCTTGCATGCCGTCTTTGTTATCTTACGGTAGTTAAAGGCGATGAATACAAGAAACTGGCTATTGAACAACAAACAAGGGACCGACTTATTACGCCTAAAAGGGGAACGATTTATGACAGGAACAATAAACCTCTTGCAGTAAGTGCATCAGTTGAAACTGTTAGTATTTCTCCTGTTACAGTTCGTAACTCCGATAAAAAAGATGAAACAGCGTCAACACTTTCTCAAATACTTGGAATTGAACTTGAAACAGTTAAAGCAAAAATAGAGAAAAACTCTTCCTATGAGATAATAAAAAAGAAAGTTGAGAAAGAACAAGCAGATAAAATAAGAGAAAAAAGACTTCCCGGTGTATATCTTGATGAAGATACAAAGAGATATTATCCTAATGGGAACTTTGCATCTCATGTTATCGGATTTACAGGTGTTGATAATCAGGGACTTTGGGGCATAGAAATGATATATGACTCGGTTTTAAGGGGAAAATCGGGAAGAATAGTTACTGCCAAAAGTGCAGACGGAAATGAAATGCCTTATAAATACGAGAGATATTATAATCCTGAAGACGGAACAAATATAGTTCTTACTATTGACCAGACCATGCAGCATTTTTTGGAAAAGCATCTGGAAACTGCTGTTATTGACAATAAAATAAATAATGGTGCAGCAGGAATTATTATGGATATAAAAACAGGTGAAATTCTTGCTATGGCAACAAAACCTGACTTTGACCTTAATAATCCGTTTACTTTGAATTCAGAAACAAAAAAAGCAGAAATAGCTTCTGTCGCTGATAAAGAACAAAGGCTTAAAAAAGAAAGTGATGCACTGTCTTTAATGTGGAGAAATAAAGCAGTTGTTGACAGTTATGAACCGGGTTCCACTTTTAAAATTATAATGTCAGCAATAGGACTTGAAACAGGGAAATTAAATCTTAACGATATGTTCAACTGTGTAGGTTATAAACAAGTCGGAGGATATCGTATCCATTGTTGGAAAGAAGTGGGGCATGGTGTTCAGAACTTTGTAGAGGGCATAAAAAATTCCTGTAACCCTGTATTTATGGAAATAGGAGAGAGAATAGGCAAAGAAGATTTTTATAAATTTTACAAAGCGTTTGGTTTTACTGAAACAACAGGTATTGAATTAAACGGAGAAACTTCCGGTTTGTTCTTTACTCCTGAAAGATTTAATACAACAGAACTTGCGACATCTTCATTCGGTCAGGGATTTCAGATAACACCTCTGCAAATGATAACAGCAGTATCATCGGTTGCAAATAAAGGTAAACTTTTAAGACCGTTTTTAGTAAAAAAATATATTGATGATGACGGAAATGTTTTAAAAGAGTTTAAAACTGAAGTTGTAAGGCAGGTTATAAGCGAGGAAACAAGCAAACTTTTATGTCAGGTGCTTGAAAATGTTGTAACCGACGGTAGTGGTAAGAGTGCCTTTATTAAAGGTTATCATATAGCAGGGAAAACAGGTACCAGTGAAAAACTTCCGCGTGGTAACGGAAAATATGTAGCGTCATTTGCTGGCTTTGCGCCTGCAAATGACCCGCAGATTGCGTGTCTTCTTATTCTTGATGAGCCGGAAGGCGGTCAGTATATGGGCGGTATTATTGCTGCTCCTGTTGTAAAAAGGATAATGGAAGATTGTTTAAGATATTTAGGCGGTGAACCGGATCTTACCGAAGAAGAAAAGGAACATGAATATACAGTTCCTAATGTAATAGGGCAACCGGTTGAAACAGCAAGACAAATGTTAAATTATACATCACTTAAGTATAAAATTGAAGGGAAAGGCGAAGTTGTTCTTGACCAGGTTCCAAAAGCAAATGTAGTTGTTGCAGAATCTGCTACGGTAATATTATATACCGAAGAAAGAGATGAGGAAGAAAAAGTTGTTGTACCGGAACTTTATGGTCTTACTTACAACGAAGCCGTAAAAAAACTTGGCGAGTCAGGTCTTACCATAAAAGCAAATGGAATAGAAAATGATGATGGTAGCAAAAAATGCGTATCTCAAAATCCACCGTCAGGCCATTTTGTGGACCCTTCAAGTGAAATTTATGTTGAGTTTAAATAA
- a CDS encoding GPR endopeptidase → MNIRTDLALEAREMYVGKNKEIPGISVKENKKGDILITEVEISDEITAKKINKPVGRYTTIESEYFKMLSPEFLNKSSYILKDELIKMKKETDFNNVLIVGLGNAGITSDSLGPKVISKIMVTRHIKEYMPKHLDDDIIPVSALSPGVLGITGIETNDIISAIAKKLKPDLIIVIDALASSSPKRISTTIQITDTGINPGSGVSNNRKEISQKSLNTPVIAIGVPTVVDLFSIAKFIYPKIEKTEIGKDFFVTPKEIDKLIENMSKIIANGINLSLHKNIDLEYIEAFIN, encoded by the coding sequence ATGAATATAAGAACCGACCTCGCACTCGAAGCAAGAGAAATGTATGTCGGGAAAAATAAAGAGATACCCGGAATAAGTGTTAAAGAAAATAAAAAAGGGGACATTTTAATTACTGAGGTTGAAATTTCAGATGAAATAACAGCAAAGAAAATAAATAAACCAGTAGGAAGATATACCACAATTGAAAGTGAATATTTTAAAATGCTCTCTCCCGAATTCTTAAATAAGTCAAGTTACATTTTAAAAGACGAACTTATAAAAATGAAAAAAGAAACAGATTTTAATAATGTTCTCATAGTCGGACTCGGAAATGCAGGTATTACATCAGACTCTTTGGGTCCGAAAGTTATATCAAAAATTATGGTAACAAGACATATAAAAGAATATATGCCAAAACATTTAGATGATGATATTATCCCTGTCAGTGCATTATCTCCAGGCGTACTTGGAATAACAGGGATAGAAACAAATGATATTATATCGGCAATTGCCAAAAAATTAAAGCCTGATTTAATAATTGTAATAGATGCACTCGCATCATCTTCCCCAAAAAGAATTTCTACAACAATTCAAATAACAGATACAGGCATAAATCCCGGTTCGGGAGTTTCAAACAACCGTAAAGAAATCAGTCAAAAAAGCCTTAACACTCCTGTTATTGCAATAGGTGTTCCTACTGTTGTTGACCTTTTTTCTATTGCTAAATTTATTTATCCCAAGATAGAAAAAACCGAAATAGGCAAAGATTTTTTTGTTACACCAAAAGAAATCGACAAACTAATTGAAAATATGTCAAAAATAATTGCCAACGGCATAAATTTAAGCCTTCATAAAAACATAGATTTAGAATATATAGAGGCTTTTATAAATTGA
- a CDS encoding phosphoenolpyruvate carboxykinase (GTP) → MTKNQAVLNWLEEMKTLCNPDKVVWITGEEAQLEALREEACATGEMIKLNQEKLPGCYYHRTAENDVARVEARTFICTPTKEEAGPINNWMDPKEMYAKLNKLYDNSMAGRTMYVIPYSMGPVGSPFSKIGIELTDSIYVVLNMAIMTRVGTPVMESLGENPDFVKCLHAKKDVDPEERYIVQFPQDKTIMSVNSAYGGNVLLGKKCFALRIASYLGMQEGWMAEHMLILGLENPQGEVKYICAAFPSACGKTNLAMLIPPEYLKEKGYKVWTVGDDIAWLRIGPDGRLYAINPEAGFFGVAPGTSVKTNFNALEATKKNTIFTNVAINNEDNTVWWEGLDKNPPVDATEWKGAKVNGPEFIEAGNNLAHPNSRFTAPAVNCPCISSEFENPMGVPVSAIVFGGRRAKCAPLVYQSRDWEHGTFVGATMASETTAAATGAVGVVRRDPMAMKPFVGYNMATYWQHWLDMGKKLGDKAPKIFHVNWFRKDENNNFMWPGFGDNMRVLNWILDRCDGKVGAKECAIGYVPDVKDIDVNGLDMTTEEIEALLSIDNEVWLEDVENIKEYFAQFGNDLPKEMADQLATLENNLK, encoded by the coding sequence ATGACAAAAAATCAAGCAGTATTAAACTGGTTAGAAGAAATGAAAACTCTTTGTAATCCTGATAAAGTTGTTTGGATTACAGGAGAAGAAGCACAGCTTGAAGCTTTAAGAGAAGAAGCATGTGCTACAGGAGAAATGATTAAATTAAATCAGGAAAAATTACCTGGTTGTTACTATCACAGAACAGCAGAAAATGACGTTGCGCGTGTTGAAGCGAGAACATTTATCTGCACACCTACAAAAGAAGAAGCAGGTCCTATCAATAACTGGATGGATCCAAAAGAAATGTATGCAAAATTAAACAAACTTTATGACAACTCAATGGCTGGAAGAACTATGTATGTTATTCCTTATTCAATGGGTCCTGTTGGTTCACCATTCTCTAAAATAGGTATAGAACTTACTGACAGTATCTACGTTGTACTTAATATGGCTATTATGACAAGAGTTGGAACACCTGTTATGGAATCTTTAGGGGAAAATCCTGATTTCGTTAAATGTTTACATGCTAAAAAAGATGTTGATCCTGAAGAAAGATATATCGTTCAGTTCCCACAGGACAAAACAATTATGTCAGTTAACTCTGCTTACGGCGGAAATGTTTTACTTGGTAAAAAATGTTTTGCTCTACGTATTGCTTCATACCTTGGTATGCAGGAAGGCTGGATGGCTGAACATATGCTTATCTTAGGACTTGAAAATCCTCAGGGCGAAGTTAAATATATCTGTGCAGCATTCCCATCTGCATGTGGTAAAACAAACCTTGCTATGTTAATTCCACCTGAATACTTAAAAGAAAAAGGTTACAAAGTATGGACAGTTGGGGACGATATCGCATGGTTAAGAATTGGTCCTGACGGAAGATTATACGCTATAAACCCTGAAGCAGGTTTCTTCGGTGTTGCTCCTGGTACAAGTGTTAAAACAAACTTTAACGCTTTAGAAGCAACAAAGAAAAATACAATCTTTACAAATGTTGCTATAAACAATGAAGACAATACAGTTTGGTGGGAAGGTTTAGATAAAAATCCTCCTGTAGATGCTACAGAATGGAAAGGTGCTAAAGTTAACGGTCCTGAATTTATTGAAGCAGGAAACAACCTTGCACATCCTAACTCAAGATTTACTGCTCCAGCAGTTAACTGCCCTTGCATTTCTTCTGAATTTGAAAATCCAATGGGCGTTCCTGTATCAGCAATCGTATTTGGCGGAAGACGTGCTAAGTGTGCTCCACTTGTATACCAGTCAAGAGATTGGGAACATGGTACATTTGTTGGTGCTACAATGGCTTCTGAAACAACTGCTGCTGCAACAGGTGCAGTTGGTGTTGTAAGACGTGACCCAATGGCTATGAAACCATTCGTTGGATACAATATGGCAACTTATTGGCAGCACTGGTTAGATATGGGTAAAAAATTAGGCGACAAAGCACCTAAAATCTTCCATGTTAACTGGTTCAGAAAAGACGAAAACAATAACTTTATGTGGCCTGGATTTGGCGATAATATGAGAGTTCTTAACTGGATTTTAGACAGATGCGACGGAAAAGTTGGCGCTAAAGAATGTGCTATCGGTTACGTTCCTGACGTTAAAGATATCGACGTTAATGGTCTTGATATGACAACTGAAGAAATCGAAGCATTGCTTTCAATTGATAATGAAGTATGGCTTGAAGATGTTGAAAACATCAAAGAATACTTTGCTCAGTTCGGTAACGACCTACCAAAAGAAATGGCAGACCAGTTAGCAACACTTGAAAACAACTTAAAATAG
- the rsmH gene encoding 16S rRNA (cytosine(1402)-N(4))-methyltransferase RsmH codes for MMFYHKPIMPSECIEGLNIKKDGIYVDATLGGGGHSLLIGEKLSKKGTLIGIDRDKDALKAAGERLSDLKCKVILVHSNYSEIKNILKDLKIEKVDGILADLGVSSYQLDNKDRGFSYRFDSPLDMRMNQEDSLTAKDIVNNYEFSELLRIIRDYGEEKFAYNIAKNIVKRREQKPIETTFELVDIINSSMPAKIALKGPHKAKRTFQAIRIEVNQELALLKNSVEDFFYSLKVGGRLCVITFHSLEDRTVKNVFNDYIKGCICPKDFPVCVCGNTPKGKLITKKPLTADENEVLENLRSTSAKLRIIEKVEDYEV; via the coding sequence ATGATGTTTTACCATAAACCCATTATGCCCTCAGAGTGTATAGAAGGTCTTAATATAAAAAAGGACGGAATATATGTTGATGCTACTTTAGGTGGCGGAGGTCACAGTCTTTTAATAGGAGAGAAACTTTCAAAAAAAGGAACTTTAATCGGGATTGACAGGGATAAAGATGCCTTGAAAGCCGCGGGTGAAAGGCTTAGCGATTTAAAATGCAAAGTTATTTTAGTTCATTCGAATTACAGCGAAATAAAGAATATATTAAAAGATTTAAAAATAGAAAAAGTTGACGGCATTCTTGCTGATTTAGGAGTATCTTCTTACCAACTTGATAATAAAGACAGAGGGTTTTCCTATCGTTTTGATTCTCCTCTTGATATGAGAATGAATCAGGAGGACAGCCTTACTGCAAAAGATATTGTAAATAACTATGAGTTTTCGGAACTGTTAAGAATAATAAGGGACTACGGGGAAGAAAAATTTGCTTACAATATCGCAAAGAATATTGTTAAAAGAAGAGAACAAAAACCGATTGAAACAACGTTTGAACTTGTGGATATAATAAACAGTTCAATGCCTGCAAAAATTGCGTTAAAAGGTCCGCATAAAGCGAAAAGGACTTTCCAGGCAATAAGAATAGAAGTAAATCAGGAACTTGCACTTTTAAAAAACTCGGTAGAAGATTTCTTTTATTCACTTAAAGTAGGAGGAAGGTTATGTGTGATAACTTTTCACTCTCTTGAAGACAGAACGGTCAAAAATGTTTTTAATGATTACATAAAAGGGTGTATATGCCCGAAAGATTTCCCTGTATGTGTGTGTGGGAACACACCAAAAGGGAAACTGATTACAAAAAAACCTCTTACTGCAGATGAAAACGAGGTTTTAGAAAATTTACGTTCGACAAGTGCTAAACTTAGAATAATAGAAAAGGTGGAGGATTATGAGGTATAA
- a CDS encoding UDP-N-acetylmuramoyl-L-alanyl-D-glutamate--2,6-diaminopimelate ligase, which produces MLLNELLTSIEYLSYSGENNVEITGIAFDSREVKPGNLFVCIKGYESDGHKYAKSAVEKGASAIVFENDVECDIPKIKVANSRKALSYLSACFYDYPSKKMQIIGITGTNGKTTSTYLIKGILEACGYKVGLIGTNQNMIGDKVIETSKTTPDCLELNMLLSDMVKEKVNFVVMEVSSHSLYLDRVAEIDFKVGAISNVTQDHLDFHKTLEAYRDAKSILFEKSEISVLNTDDSSYKYMKNKAKGKVISYGVGNGDVKADDLFLNSNGISYSVSFGEDSARIFVGIPGKFNVYNSLLAISVALSLGIPMPFIRMALKNQKGVKGRLEVLDTDTDYSVIIDYAHTPDGLMNVIETINEFKKARLITVFGCGGDRDNKKRSIMGEIATKNSDFTIITSDNPRTEDPMKIIDDILKGAVGENYKVIENRKEAIAYALEIAKPEDIVLLAGKGHETYQILNTGKIHFDEREVVAEILKRG; this is translated from the coding sequence ATGTTACTTAATGAATTACTTACAAGTATTGAATATTTAAGTTATTCGGGTGAAAACAACGTCGAGATAACGGGCATAGCTTTTGACTCAAGAGAAGTAAAACCGGGTAATCTTTTTGTGTGCATAAAAGGTTATGAAAGCGATGGGCATAAGTATGCAAAAAGTGCTGTTGAAAAAGGTGCTTCGGCAATTGTTTTTGAAAATGATGTAGAGTGTGATATACCGAAAATCAAAGTCGCAAATTCGAGAAAAGCGTTAAGTTACCTTTCTGCTTGTTTTTACGATTATCCATCCAAAAAAATGCAGATAATCGGTATTACAGGAACAAATGGTAAAACTACATCTACTTATTTAATAAAAGGTATTTTAGAGGCTTGCGGGTATAAGGTTGGGCTAATCGGTACAAATCAAAATATGATAGGTGACAAAGTAATAGAAACGTCCAAAACAACTCCTGACTGTCTGGAACTTAATATGCTTTTATCCGATATGGTAAAAGAAAAGGTGAATTTTGTTGTAATGGAGGTTTCCTCGCACTCCTTATATCTTGACAGAGTGGCTGAAATTGATTTTAAAGTGGGAGCAATATCAAATGTTACGCAAGACCATCTTGATTTTCATAAGACTTTAGAGGCATACCGTGACGCAAAAAGTATTTTGTTTGAAAAAAGTGAAATATCAGTTCTTAATACAGACGATTCATCCTATAAATATATGAAAAACAAAGCAAAAGGCAAAGTCATATCGTATGGTGTTGGAAACGGAGATGTTAAAGCAGATGACCTGTTCTTAAACAGTAACGGGATATCATACAGCGTGTCTTTCGGCGAGGACAGTGCAAGGATTTTTGTGGGAATACCGGGTAAATTCAATGTCTACAACTCTCTTCTTGCAATAAGTGTTGCTTTAAGTCTTGGAATTCCTATGCCGTTTATCAGAATGGCTCTTAAAAATCAAAAAGGAGTTAAAGGACGCCTTGAAGTATTGGATACCGATACTGACTATTCAGTTATAATAGACTATGCTCATACCCCTGACGGACTTATGAATGTTATAGAAACAATTAATGAGTTTAAAAAGGCACGTCTTATCACAGTATTTGGTTGTGGAGGAGACAGGGATAATAAGAAAAGAAGTATAATGGGAGAAATTGCAACAAAGAATTCTGATTTTACCATTATAACTTCGGATAATCCTCGTACCGAAGACCCTATGAAAATTATTGATGATATTTTAAAAGGGGCTGTGGGCGAAAATTACAAGGTAATAGAAAACAGAAAAGAAGCAATTGCTTATGCACTTGAAATTGCAAAACCTGAAGATATAGTTCTTCTTGCAGGAAAAGGGCATGAAACCTACCAGATTTTAAATACAGGAAAAATTCACTTTGATGAAAGGGAAGTTGTTGCCGAAATTTTAAAAAGGGGTTAA
- a CDS encoding rubrerythrin family protein: protein MSNKYAGTQTEKNLEAAFAGESQARNKYTYFASKAKKEGFEQIAALFLKTADNEKEHAKMWFKELHGIGDTASNLKDAADGENYEWTDMYDGFAKTADEEGFPELARKFRLVAAIEKHHEERYRKLLSNVEMAEVFEKSEVKVWECRNCGHIVVGTKAPEVCPTCDHPKAYFELHLENY from the coding sequence ATGTCAAACAAATATGCCGGTACTCAAACCGAAAAAAATTTAGAAGCTGCTTTTGCAGGAGAATCTCAGGCAAGAAATAAATATACTTATTTTGCATCTAAAGCAAAAAAAGAGGGATTTGAGCAGATTGCGGCTTTGTTTTTAAAAACTGCTGATAATGAAAAAGAACATGCTAAAATGTGGTTTAAAGAACTTCATGGCATAGGGGATACTGCTTCTAATTTAAAAGATGCTGCTGATGGCGAAAACTATGAATGGACAGATATGTACGATGGTTTTGCTAAAACTGCTGATGAAGAAGGATTTCCTGAACTTGCAAGAAAATTCCGTCTTGTTGCCGCTATTGAAAAACATCACGAAGAAAGATACAGAAAATTACTTTCAAATGTTGAAATGGCAGAAGTTTTTGAAAAGAGTGAAGTTAAAGTATGGGAATGCAGAAACTGTGGTCATATCGTAGTAGGAACAAAAGCACCTGAAGTTTGTCCTACATGTGATCATCCTAAGGCTTATTTCGAACTTCACTTGGAAAACTACTAA
- the mraZ gene encoding division/cell wall cluster transcriptional repressor MraZ, translating to MFYGQNRHAIDPKGRIIFPTKYREELGEYFYVTRGLSNCLFVYPENEWKKLEDQLRSLPMSSAGNIQRFFFNNTEKVSCDKQGRVLLAGHLKEYASLKKDVVIAGVSNRLEIWDAEEFDKMNSLDNMNVDEITAQMETLGI from the coding sequence TTGTTTTACGGACAAAACAGACATGCTATAGACCCTAAGGGAAGAATAATATTTCCAACTAAATACAGAGAGGAACTTGGCGAGTATTTTTATGTTACCCGCGGGCTTTCTAACTGTCTTTTTGTGTATCCGGAAAACGAATGGAAAAAACTTGAAGACCAACTTCGTTCACTGCCTATGAGTTCAGCAGGTAATATCCAGAGATTCTTTTTCAACAATACTGAAAAGGTTTCTTGTGATAAACAGGGAAGAGTTTTACTTGCAGGTCATTTGAAAGAATATGCATCTTTAAAAAAGGATGTAGTTATCGCAGGGGTAAGCAATCGTCTTGAAATATGGGACGCTGAAGAATTTGACAAGATGAACAGTCTTGATAATATGAATGTTGACGAAATTACCGCTCAGATGGAGACTTTAGGAATATGA